The proteins below come from a single Garra rufa chromosome 3, GarRuf1.0, whole genome shotgun sequence genomic window:
- the LOC141330859 gene encoding protein mono-ADP-ribosyltransferase PARP11-like, translating to MLCDELASLVLEDEVEYMDTSDTPWYWYYKAKCGVWHKVEDDPKSFMSSDDLERYYLRNPQGVISMTTAGGQFQINFAESTQVNLKTGKTRSFQIENGFRCKCDDISPSPPAHWEDVDPKKPYQLISLRKHSSEYQTVERYLRDSGLLDDSIVSIKRIQNLDLWELFCRKKVQLMRIKGQSDIKEEKLFHGTSAKNVHSICTFNFNCKLSDKKRMAHVFGKGTYFAKHASYATKYSENTAWGTKVMLLARVIVGKYKTGREDYCTPDDDLDDKIHDSCVDNTRYPRIFVIFDCNQIYPEYVLEYRSN from the exons ATGTTGTGTGATGAGTTGGCTAGTTTGGTGCTGGAGGATGAAGTGGAATATATGGACACATCTGACACACCATGGTACTGGTACTACAAGGCAAAGTGTGGTGTCTGGCACAAGGTTGAG gATGACCCAAAAAGTTTTATGTCCAGTGATGATTTGGAGAGATATTACCTCAGAAACCCACAAGGGGTTATAAGCATGACTACTGCTGGAGGTCAGTTCCAGATTAACTTTGCAG AAAGCACACAAGTTAACTTAAAAACTGGAAAAACACGTTCATTTCAGATTGAGAATGGATTCAG ATGCAAATGTGATGACATTTCTCCATCCCCACCTGCACACTGGGAGGATGTTGATCCCAAAAAGCCTTATCAG TTAATTTCTCTGAGAAAACATAGCAGTGAATATCAGACGGTGGAGAGATATTTGAGAGACAGCGGTTTACTGGATGATTCCATTGTATCTATCAAAAGAATACAGAACTTGGACCTTTGGGAATTATTTTGTAG GAAAAAAGTCCAGTTGATGAGGATAAAAGGACAATCAGATATTAAAGAAGAAAAGCTGTTTCATGGCACAAGTGCAAAAAACGTGCACTCTATTTGCACATTTAATTTTAACTGCAAACTGTCAGACAAGAAAAGAATGGCACACGTATTTGGCAAAG GAACCTACTTTGCAAAACATGCATCCTATGCTACCAAGTATAGTGAAAACACTGCCTGGGGAACCAAAGTCATGCTGCTTGCCCGAGTTATTGTCGGGAAGTACAAAACAGGCCGTGAAGATTACTGTACACCCGATGATGACCTGGATGACAAAATACATGATAGTTGTGTAGATAATACGCGCTACCCAaggatttttgttatttttgattGCAATCAGATATATCCAGAGTACGTGCTTGAATATCGCAGCAACTAA